One window of Dermacentor albipictus isolate Rhodes 1998 colony chromosome 9, USDA_Dalb.pri_finalv2, whole genome shotgun sequence genomic DNA carries:
- the LOC135921063 gene encoding uncharacterized protein, producing the protein MPRSAIKKTCLVDDYLRGCNVAKGLRLLSSVPEAAWFHGHPANSSVRSELRHDEIALLDNGKVDGMGGIFPQSRPYGKADAADVPSVGFAVASHQNTVPEDHLEKSTIGISTMFEDPALQGCSRPASDEQAGEDVLHKTCEQGSLMTASHAAKASLQQMSGCNTPVSELGATTSQVDMFGSSSTEDERCAVDDAISEVSPSANIFDSAERPVGNYPVAWKSAVRSSPSTKFRATVRRLQSKLARCQRTIKRLQKKQSKLPPSISKALGIIRPSVTEEVFKLLCTHLRLQQRGKGKRFPIWLKKFALHLNFRGPRAYRFLAPIFSLPTQRTLRRWLCNFRMSPGVIPGIIQSISASTHAWNERDRVCTLMFDEIALKKNLPYDAGEDIVHGFADDGIERSSSIADRAMAVLLAGISKRWVQPVAFTIGHGQMLLINY; encoded by the exons CTGAGGCGG cctggtttcatGGGCACCCGGCGAATTCTAGCGTTCGTTCGGAACTGCGACATGACGAAATTGCACTATTGgacaacggcaag GTCGACGGCATGGGTGGCATATTCCCGCAGAGCCGACCTTATGGAAAAGCCG atgctgccgaTGTGCCATCTGTTGGATTCGCTGTTGCATCACATCAAAACACCGTTCCAGAGGACCATCTGGAAAAGTCTACTATAGGCATCAGCACTATGTTTGAAGACCCTGCTTTGCAAG GCTGCAGCCGTCCTGCAAGTGACGAACAAGCTGGTGAGGACGTCCTACATAAGACATGCGAGCAAGGCTCCCTCATGACGGCAAGCCATGCTGCTAAAG CAAGCctacaacagatgtctggctgcAACACCCCTGTGAGCGAGCTAGGTGCAACGACCTCCCAGGTGGATATGTTTGGCAGCAGTTCTACAGAGGATGAGCGTTGTGCTGTTGATG ATGCCATTTCCGAGGTGTCCCCAAGCGCCAACATTTTCGATTCAGCTGAAAGACCAGTAGGAAACTATCCCG TTGCTTGGAAGAGCGCAGTGAGGAGCTCTCCGTCAACAAAATTTAGGGCGACCGTCCGGCGACTGCAGTCCAAGCTAGCAAGATGCCAGCGGACCATCAAACggttgcagaagaagcagagcaaGCTACCGCCATCCATTTCGAAGGCACTGGGCATTATTCGTCCATCAGTGACAGAGGAGGTTTTTAAGCTTTTGTGTACACACCTGCGATTGCAGCAGAGGGGAAAAGGCAAGCGCTTCCCTATCTGGCTCAAAAAGTTTGCCTTGCATTTGAACTTCCGTGGACCCCGTGCATaccgttttttggcaccaattttCTCTTTGCCAACACAGCGTACTCTGAGACGCTGGTTGTGCAACTTTAGGATGTCACCAGGAGTGATTCCCGGAATTATTCAAAGTATTTCTGCTAGCACTCACGCATGGAATGAGCGCGACCGAGTATGCACCCTCATGTTTGATGAAATAGCTTTGAAAAAGAACTTACCCTATGATGCCGGTGAAGATATTGTGCATGGGTTTGCAGATGATGGCATCGAGCGGTCATCAAGTATTGCCGACAGAGCCATGGCTGTGCTTCTGGCAGGTATATCTAAGAGGTGGGTTCAGCCAGTCGCATTTACGATAGGACATGGGCAAATGTTATTGATAAATTACTAA